Proteins encoded together in one Carya illinoinensis cultivar Pawnee chromosome 3, C.illinoinensisPawnee_v1, whole genome shotgun sequence window:
- the LOC122304707 gene encoding uncharacterized protein LOC122304707 yields MADSINSNANQNANPNSNISDPSQPNSPYFIGSNDSSGVLLVTQMLDSSNYHSWARSMKRALRIKNKLGFVDGSICEPSEADSPLMDHWLRCNDIVITWLQNTMSVDIKSSTLYAETAHQLWKELEQRLAQQNAPRIYEVKQGIATIMQNQDTVSMYYSKLKTLLDELMNYESIPNCTCGGLKTIVDNHERDWVMKFLMGLNDTYKALKAQILLIKPFPSLNEVYSIIQ; encoded by the coding sequence ATGGCTGATTCCATCAACTCAAATGCCAATCAAAATGCAAATCCAAACTCAAATATTTCTGATCCATCCCAACCAAACAGCCCCTATTTTATTGGTTCTAATGACAGTTCTGGAGTCCTTCTTGTCACTCAAATGCTTGATTCAAGTAACTATCATTCTTGGGCACGTTCAATGAAAAGAGCTCTTCGCATAAAAAACAAACTTGGGTTCGTTGATGGAAGCATTTGTGAACCATCTGAGGCTGATAGTCCATTGATGGATCATTGGCTTCGATGCAATGACATAGTCATCACCTGGCTGCAAAACACCATGTCAGTTGACATTAAGAGCAGCACCCTTTATGCTGAGACTGCTCATCAACTGTGGAAGGAACTTGAGCAACGACTTGCACAGCAAAATGCTCCAAGGATTTATGAAGTAAAGCAAGGTATTGCTACAATAATGCAGAACCAAGACACTGTAAGTATGTATTACTCTAAGTTAAAAACTCTGCTAGATGAATTGATGAACTATGAGTCTATTCCTAACTGCACATGTGGGGGTTTGAAAACAATAGTGGATAACCACGAAAGAGACTGGGTGATGAAGTTTCTTATGGGTTTAAATGACACATACAAAGCCCTTAAGGCTCAGATCCTTCTAATCAAGCCTTTCCCTAGTCTAAATGAAGTGTACTCCATAATACAATAA